GAGGGAGCTGCAGGAGCTGGCCCAGGAGGGTCAGTCTGACTACAGTTATTAGCTAATACTTTACTACTGAAGTACCCAGGGACAGACTGGGATCAGAAATTAGTCTGGGTATTTCTAACACACCTGTCATTTATTTTCTTTGAATTATAATTTGCCGCAAAACCCCGAAATTAGAAAGGCCCATTGGGCTTCAAATGGACCAGCCCTTCTGGGCTACTTCCATCTCTGGAAGTAGCCCTGCCAATGGTGTCATCATCACAGTAATATGGAATATCAAAACGTACTGACTAATTGAGAGAAACAGTCTAATTGTTGCAATATCTTTGCTATGCTATGTTGGTTTCAGAGTCAGGTAATTATACATGGAAATCACATGGAAATCAAGATAAAAATCTTCCTAAACATGTTTTGTTGAACTTGCTGTAATATGCTTTAAATTGTACAGTAACTAACCACTTCCACTcttacagagagggaaagagagagagactatgggagggagaaagagcgaAATGAGGAGAaccaggctgagggagagagggacagagagaggagggaggaggaggagcagaatgATGACCAGAAGGAGACTGAGAAAgaagaactgagagagaaagagatgaaggcagaaggggtagaggaggagaaggtggagatGAAGGACATAAcgaatgaggagatgagagaagagccCAGACTGGAGGAGAAAACGGGGGATGAGGAAGAGAACGCGAAAGAGCTGGAGGAGCTCTTCTCAAAGGAGCTAAggaagataggagaggaggaaaaagaggacagggaGCTTGAGGAGCTGCTCAAGGAGCTGAAGAAGAAAAGGTACGAGTCGGTGAAGGAGAAAGAGCTCCAGAGTGGGTcagaagcagaggaggagaggaagaaggatgaggaggaggagcagaaaaagggagagagagagcggctaaAAATTCTTGAGATTGAAGAGAGGAAACGCAGCAAGGAGAGGAACAACAACGAGGTGGAGCTGCTGGTGGAGAAAGAGAAGGTGGAGCGGGAGCTCAAGGAGCTGCTGGAGGAACAGGACAGCATGAAGAAtgtggagaaggagaaagagagggaggaaaaacagGAGGAACTAGCGGAGCTCCTCAAAAAGATGAAACGTgtgcaagaggaggaggagcgagaagaggaggagaggaagagagggaatgcCGGGGATGAGGCGAAAGTGGACAAAGAGAgccagaaggagggagagattcACAAGGAATTGGAGAAggtaaaagaaagagagagtgagaaggaggtTAAGGAGCCTCAGcagaagagagtgatggagaaagCGAGTGATGAGTCAACCCGTCAGTTTGAAAAGGAGAGGAACAGGGACGATGATGACGACGATGATGAAGAAGCAGATGAGGCAGATGAGGTTGAAAACAATGAGGAttgggaagaggaggatgaggacaaAAAGGAGGATGTTGAGGAGGATGAAGGAGCGGTAAGTGGGCGAGAGTCAACAGGTTTTAGCACAACTGAGCCTGTAAAGTTGATATTGTAATTGTTAATTgactatgtctctgtgtgtgtgtgtgtgtgcacctaacACACTGTCTGACCTGTTCTGTGTGCCTACAGGAGCTTCTGGAGATTGAGGCAGAGCTGCGAAAAGTGGCTGCAGAGCTTCGGGAGCTTCACAGGAGTCGTTAAGTtctaaattacacacacacacacacttagtaacATGGTATAATCATAATGCTTTTGATGGGATGTACTTCTGTAAGTAGTTGCATTTTAGTACAAACATACAAGTACACTTCTCCCCATCCCTGCATTCAGAGATTACAAGCTCTTTAgatgtgtctttctgtgtgcTGCCATTATCAAAGATTGTTTAGTAGGCAAGATGTACAACCTTGCTCATGTAAAGCTATCGTTAGTCTACATCTCATGATACAAGGTCTTTAAGTGGGAAAGACATCTCCTTTACGGTATGTctcgtatatatatattttgtgcaaTAATTAAAAATCTATGTGTGAGATTTGTTATGGTCATTGAGACTGTTAATGTAAGCAATTAACTTACactgttattactgttattacaATTAACTTACACTGTTATTTATAATATTGACATATTGATTTCTGTGATTGATTTCCATGTGTATATCAACAAAATGTGAGGATTGTGCTATCTGGCTAATGCACTGTTAATATCAGACTGTTAATTAAGTACTGGGGTGACACTCAGGGACAATCTCCATTGTATACTCCTCGCGTACTCTCTCCTCacttccttctcaaaacccattggaggagaaggtcagaggggagagtGTCTGTCTTTCTCATCCCATGGGatttgagaaggag
This genomic interval from Salvelinus sp. IW2-2015 linkage group LG22, ASM291031v2, whole genome shotgun sequence contains the following:
- the LOC111982558 gene encoding glutamic acid-rich protein-like; this translates as MGVFIFTALFWTLSGVGCLPLSSSLQVGKVADCIQDSLNSNGGVPHPGCDKQKTDDAVHRHQGLLRELQELAQEERERERDYGREKERNEENQAEGERDRERREEEEQNDDQKETEKEELREKEMKAEGVEEEKVEMKDITNEEMREEPRLEEKTGDEEENAKELEELFSKELRKIGEEEKEDRELEELLKELKKKRYESVKEKELQSGSEAEEERKKDEEEEQKKGERERLKILEIEERKRSKERNNNEVELLVEKEKVERELKELLEEQDSMKNVEKEKEREEKQEELAELLKKMKRVQEEEEREEEERKRGNAGDEAKVDKESQKEGEIHKELEKVKERESEKEVKEPQQKRVMEKASDESTRQFEKERNRDDDDDDDEEADEADEVENNEDWEEEDEDKKEDVEEDEGAELLEIEAELRKVAAELRELHRSR